The stretch of DNA TTGCGATATTACGGATAAGTTCTTGGATTAGAACTGTTTTACCAACGCCCGCACCACCGAACAAACCGATCTTTCCACCTTTTGCGTAAGGGGCAAGAAGATCAACGACCTTGATACCGGTCATCAACATTGCTGCTGAAGTGGCTTGATCTTCGAATTTTGGAGCTGTTCTGTGGATGCCCCATTTTTCTTTGGCGTTTACTGGGCCCATTTCGTCAATCGGTTCACCGATAACGTTGATGATACGTCCCAATGCTTCACGGCCTACTGGGGCTGTGATCATTTCGTTCATTGCTTTTACTTTTTCGCCACGAACTAAACCTTCAGTTTGGTCCATCGCGATAGTACGAACCACACCGTCACCTAAGTGCTGTGCTACTTCAAGAACTAGGTTCATTTCAGCGTCAGATACGAATTTATTTGTTACACGAAGTGCTGAGTTGATTGCTGGAAGTTCTCCGCCTTCAAACTCTACGTCCACAACCGGACCCATTACTTGTTTTACTTTACCGAATGCCATTATTCAGCTCCCCTATTTCAGCGCTTCCGCGCCAGATACGATTTCAATCAATTCTGTAGTAATTTTTTCTTGTCTCAACTTATTGTATGTCAGCGTGAGCTTGTTGATCATGTCTCGCGCATTGTTTGTCGCGTTTTCCATCGCGCTCATACGAGCACCATGTTCACCGGCAACAGACTCTGACATAGTTCTGTAAACTTGAAGGTCGAAATGTTTCTCAAGCAATTCTTTGATGATTTGCTCTGGAGCTGGTTCGAAAATCATATCTACAGAGAAATTTCCCGCTTTGTCAGTTTGATCTGCATTGAAAGCGCTCAAACCCATATCGATAGGCAAGATTGTTTCACAGACAACTTGTTGGGAAATTGCAGACTTAAATTCGTTATACACGATACGAACTTCGTCATAACTACCTTCAAGATAGTCATTCATAACTCGGTTCGCCACCTTTGAAGCTAGTTCATAAGAAATATCCTTATCTAGCTTCGTGATGTAATCGATTGGTTTGATCCCGCGGCGAGCGAAATAGTCATGAACCTTGCGGCCCACGAAAATAAAATCGATCTTCTCAAGTTTCGTTTTGTTCTCGTTATAATAGTTCTCGGCGAACTTGTTGATATTGCTGTTAAAGGCTCCGCACAAACCGCGGTCAGAGCTAATTACAACAAGCAAAACCTTCTTTACTTGTTCTTTAGCTTCCATCAACGGATTAGAGACTTTGTTTGTAACAGCGATATCCGCAATCACCTTACGCAAAGTTAAAGCGTAAGGACGCATATTAACGATGTTATTTTGCGCCCTTCTTAACTTCGCCGCAGACACGAGCTTCATCGCTTTCGTGATCTGCTGGGTGTTTTTAGTGGACTCAATCTGAGCCCGGATATCCTTCAAACTTGCCATTTAAGCACCGATTACTTTTTAGTAGGTTGAAAAATAGCTTTGAACTCATTAAGAGCGGCCATCAATGCCTTCTTAGTGTCGTCAGAAATAGCTTTTTTCTCGCTAATAGTTTTGATGACGTCTGCGTGTTTAGAACGCAAGAAATCCATCAGTTCCTTTTCGTAACGTTTAACGTCTGTTTCTGGGTAAGCATCAACAAAGCCGTTAGAGGCTGCGAAAATCATCGCAATTTGTTCTTCAACTTTTACTGGTGAATATTGACCTTGTTTTAGAACTTCAACCAAACGACGACCACGCGCCAATTGTTGTTGAGTCGCTGCATCCAAGTCAGACGCAAACGCCGCGAATGCTTCCATCGCACGGAACTGCGCAAGCTCAAGTTTCATAGAACCCGCAACTTGTTTCATCGCTTTAATCTGAGCCGCACCACCTACGCGTGATACAGATTTACCTACAGAGATCGCCGGACGGATACCTTTGTAGAATAGGTCTGACTCAAGGAAGATCTGACCGTCAGTGATCGAGATAACGTTTGTAGGGATGTAAGCAGAGATGTCACCTGCTTGAGTCTCGATGATTGGCAATGCAGTCAATGAACCGCCGCCTTTATCAGCTGACAATTTAGATGCACGCTCTAACAAACGGCTGTGAAGATAGAATACGTCGCCTGGGTACGCTTCACGTCCCGGAGGACGACGAAGAAGTAGAGACACTTGGCGGTAAGCTTGAGCTTGTTTCGTCAAGTCATCGTATACGATAACTGCGTGGCGACCTGTATCGCGGAAGTATTCCGCCATCGCGGTTCCAGAGTATGCAGCCAAATATTGTAGTGGAGCTGGGTCCGATGAGTTCGCAGCGATAACAGTTGTGTACTCAAGAGCACCTGCAGCACGCAATTTTTCAACCACTAGAGCAACAGTCGATTGTTTTTGACCGATAGCTACGTAGAAGCACTGAACGTTTTGACCTTTTTGGTTGATGATAGTGTCAACCGCGATCGCTGTTTTACCAGTTTGACGGTCACCAATGATCAACTCACGTTGGCCACGACCGATTGGTACAAGCGCATCGATAGCTTTGATACCCGTTTGAAGAGGTTCTTCAACTGGATGACGATAAACGATACCCGGAGCTTTCAATTCAACGACGCGGCTGTGAGGTGTGTTGATTGCGCCACGACCGTCGATGGGGTTCCCAAGAGCGTCAACAACACGACCAAGAAGAGCTTCGCCCACTGGAACGGAAACGATTCTTTTTGTACGCTTAACTGTATCGCCTTCTTTAATGTTACGGTCTTCACCGAAGATAACCGCACCAACGTGGCCTTCTTCTAAGTTAAGAACCATACCGAAAACTTCGCCAGGGAACTCAACTAGTTCACCGGTCATAACGTTTTCAAGACCGTAAATGCGGGCAACCCCGTCACCTACAGAAAGAACGCTTCCTGTTTCGCTTACTTCAATCTTTTTGTTGTATTGATTGATTTGTTCTTTGAGAACACGACTGATTTCATCAGCACGAATTTGTGTTTCCATTGTTAGTTGGCTCTCCTGTTTAATTCTTCATTCAATTTTTTCAAGTGCGCATCAAGGCTATCGTCAAAAGTCCAACCACCCACTTGAGCAACAATGCCGCCCAAAAGCTTAGGATCTTGTTCGTAGGTCAACACGATCTTCTTGTTTAAAACTTTATTAATTTTTTGTTCGATATCTTTTTTAGCGTCGTCATTCAAAGCCTGCGCCGAACGAACCACGCCGCGAGTAACACCCTCTTCAATATCCATAAGATCTTGGAAAGAGTGAACAACGTCATTCAAAGCTGAAAGACGATTTTTTTCCGCCATAAGAACGATGGCGCTTAAGACCTCTTCGCTTAAACCTTTGCCAGCAAGGGCTGACTTAACCGCTGCTACTTTTTGTTCAGAGTTGACCATGGGGTTTTCGAAATAGCTTTTTACAGTCGCATCGCCGTTAAAGCCCTCAACTACGGCTTTAAGCTCTGCAAAGGCTTTCGCGTGAGCGCCTTTTTGCTTGGTTGCAGCCAAGAGTGCTTTTGCGTATCTTTTAGAAACTTCACTAGTAACCATTATCTACACTCCGACGTGATTGATGAAATCTTTTTGAAGTTTTTGCTGATCAGCGCCACTTAAGTCTTTCGTCAAAACTGTACGAGCGGCTTCAACTGAATCTTTCAAAAGTTGTTGACGCAAATCGCGCTGAGCGCGCTCGACTTCAAGCTTCATAGTTAACTGCGCGTCTTCTTTAATGCGCTTACTAACCGCTTGGGCCTCGTCCAAGATTTGTTTTTTCAAATCGTTAGCGTGTGCTTGAGCTTTATTAAGGGACTCGGCGCGAGTTGCATCTAACTGAGCCAATTTATTTTTGATATCTACAAACTCACGCTCTGCTTGCTCGCGAGCAAAAGCAGATTTTTGAGCCGCTTCAAGATATTGCGCCTTACGATCTTTAAAGAAAGTCACGATGCTGTCTTTAGTGAAATAGATCAAACCCGCAACTAGGATTACTACGTTGATCGCTTGGTACATGACAACCGTAGGAACTCCTTCGTTGTGGCCATGACCACCACCCGCCGCAAGTGCTAGGGCTGGAGACAAAAGAATCAATGTGTTCAAAAGTAACTTCATAGTCTGCTCTCTTACTTCAACAGTTTATTTGTGATCGCTAGGGCCACGGCCGTTGTTTGATTTTTCAGATCTTGAGCCGCGCTTTGTACTGCCGACATCAGCTGCGTGCGATTGCTTTGAACAGCTTTTTCAGATTCACTACGAACAGCAGATACCGCCGCTTCGTATTCTTTATTGGCTTGAGTTTTTGCCGAATCAACGATGGCTTTAATCTCGCCATTCAGTTCACGCATTTTGGTCTCATAAGTTGAATTAAGTTCGACGGCTTTATTTTGGAACTCTAAAGCAAGGTCTTCGCCCCCTTTAGTTCTTCTTTGACGTTCTTCCAATGCATGCGCATATGGGCCGAAAACTACTTTCGACAAAAAGATCAAAGCGACACAAAAAAACACGAACTGGAACGCGGCTGTGGTATTGATACCAAGTTGATTAAATATGTCCATTTAGCTGAAATCCCTACTAGTTTTTGAGCTTCGGATTTACCCGGTAGCCCATAAGGGGTCAAGCCGTATTTCTAATTGATAATGTTCAGGAATGACCCCAAATTGGGACCACTTTAAAATAGCCTATGACTTAGGCATATAAGAAGCACCCTCAAAGACCACGCCCTCATCAATTCTCAAGCTGGGTGACGTGACCGTGCCCTTAAAGATTGCGGGTGGGTGCATAATAACTCGGCGGCGGGCAAAGAGATTCCCCTCAACCCGGCCACTTATTATAATGGTATCGGCTTCGATTTGAGCCGTAACAGACGCGCCTTCGTTAATAACGATCGTATCTTTAGTAAAGATTTCGCCTTTAAAGTCGCCACCAATTTGAACCGTGCCCTCAAAGCTGAGCTTTCCCTCGAAATGAGTGCCTTGATCCAATATCGCCGTGACATGACCAGAAAGAAGATCGTCTTGAAGTAAGTTTGCGTTCGCTATTGCCATCCCTCTTTCAGCCTGTCTACTAAGTTCGTTAATTCATCATCAGAATAGAAGTGAATACTGATTTTACCTTTTGAGTTGGAATAATCAATGTTCACCTTCGTCCCCAGCATCTTTTGTAGCTCTTCGCTTAATCCAGAAATCAAACGTTGAGTTACATTAGAACCAAGCTCGCTTACTTCTTCTTCTTTATCATCAGCTCCCTTAACGACAGCCTGCACCATTTTTTCAAGCTTACGAACTGCAATTTTTTCGTTGATGACTTTCTTAGCGAATTCAATCTGTTTTTTTGAATCTGGAAGTGCCAATAACACTTTCGCATGACCCACGGACAATTCATTTCCTGAAATCAGGCTTTTGATTTCCTCAGGCAAAGACAATAAGCGCACGGCATTTGCTACGGTGGCACGATCACGCCCCACTTTTTCTGCCACTTGCTGCTGAGACAATTTAAATTCAGAAATAAGGCGCGAGTAACCTTCTGCTTCTTCGATCGGATTTAAATCTTCACGTTGAATGTTCTCAACAATCGCCAATTCAAGCGCTTGCTTGTCATCGTAATTCTTAAGGATAACTGGAACTTCATGTAAAGCCGCAAGCTGAGCCGCTCTCCAGCGACGCTCTCCGGCCACGATTTCTAATTTTCCATCTTTTCTTCTGCGCGCTACGATCGGCTGAAGAATTCCGTTTTCTTTGATCGATTGAGCTAACTCTT from Bdellovibrio bacteriovorus encodes:
- a CDS encoding ParB/RepB/Spo0J family partition protein gives rise to the protein MSDTAVESSNKKKGLGRGLGSLLGGPANETVAPPASTVPKTMNPPAGATAASAAMPAPAPTPAPVAAPPVDPESKIWKVAIDKLSPGEYQPRRHFEKEPLQELAQSIKENGILQPIVARRRKDGKLEIVAGERRWRAAQLAALHEVPVILKNYDDKQALELAIVENIQREDLNPIEEAEGYSRLISEFKLSQQQVAEKVGRDRATVANAVRLLSLPEEIKSLISGNELSVGHAKVLLALPDSKKQIEFAKKVINEKIAVRKLEKMVQAVVKGADDKEEEVSELGSNVTQRLISGLSEELQKMLGTKVNIDYSNSKGKISIHFYSDDELTNLVDRLKEGWQ
- a CDS encoding ATP synthase F0 subunit B; this encodes MKLLLNTLILLSPALALAAGGGHGHNEGVPTVVMYQAINVVILVAGLIYFTKDSIVTFFKDRKAQYLEAAQKSAFAREQAEREFVDIKNKLAQLDATRAESLNKAQAHANDLKKQILDEAQAVSKRIKEDAQLTMKLEVERAQRDLRQQLLKDSVEAARTVLTKDLSGADQQKLQKDFINHVGV
- a CDS encoding ATP synthase F0 subunit B, producing the protein MDIFNQLGINTTAAFQFVFFCVALIFLSKVVFGPYAHALEERQRRTKGGEDLALEFQNKAVELNSTYETKMRELNGEIKAIVDSAKTQANKEYEAAVSAVRSESEKAVQSNRTQLMSAVQSAAQDLKNQTTAVALAITNKLLK
- the atpH gene encoding ATP synthase F1 subunit delta, with product MVTSEVSKRYAKALLAATKQKGAHAKAFAELKAVVEGFNGDATVKSYFENPMVNSEQKVAAVKSALAGKGLSEEVLSAIVLMAEKNRLSALNDVVHSFQDLMDIEEGVTRGVVRSAQALNDDAKKDIEQKINKVLNKKIVLTYEQDPKLLGGIVAQVGGWTFDDSLDAHLKKLNEELNRRAN
- a CDS encoding bactofilin family protein translates to MAIANANLLQDDLLSGHVTAILDQGTHFEGKLSFEGTVQIGGDFKGEIFTKDTIVINEGASVTAQIEADTIIISGRVEGNLFARRRVIMHPPAIFKGTVTSPSLRIDEGVVFEGASYMPKS
- the atpA gene encoding F0F1 ATP synthase subunit alpha, producing METQIRADEISRVLKEQINQYNKKIEVSETGSVLSVGDGVARIYGLENVMTGELVEFPGEVFGMVLNLEEGHVGAVIFGEDRNIKEGDTVKRTKRIVSVPVGEALLGRVVDALGNPIDGRGAINTPHSRVVELKAPGIVYRHPVEEPLQTGIKAIDALVPIGRGQRELIIGDRQTGKTAIAVDTIINQKGQNVQCFYVAIGQKQSTVALVVEKLRAAGALEYTTVIAANSSDPAPLQYLAAYSGTAMAEYFRDTGRHAVIVYDDLTKQAQAYRQVSLLLRRPPGREAYPGDVFYLHSRLLERASKLSADKGGGSLTALPIIETQAGDISAYIPTNVISITDGQIFLESDLFYKGIRPAISVGKSVSRVGGAAQIKAMKQVAGSMKLELAQFRAMEAFAAFASDLDAATQQQLARGRRLVEVLKQGQYSPVKVEEQIAMIFAASNGFVDAYPETDVKRYEKELMDFLRSKHADVIKTISEKKAISDDTKKALMAALNEFKAIFQPTKK
- the atpG gene encoding ATP synthase F1 subunit gamma; the encoded protein is MASLKDIRAQIESTKNTQQITKAMKLVSAAKLRRAQNNIVNMRPYALTLRKVIADIAVTNKVSNPLMEAKEQVKKVLLVVISSDRGLCGAFNSNINKFAENYYNENKTKLEKIDFIFVGRKVHDYFARRGIKPIDYITKLDKDISYELASKVANRVMNDYLEGSYDEVRIVYNEFKSAISQQVVCETILPIDMGLSAFNADQTDKAGNFSVDMIFEPAPEQIIKELLEKHFDLQVYRTMSESVAGEHGARMSAMENATNNARDMINKLTLTYNKLRQEKITTELIEIVSGAEALK